In one window of Candidatus Fonsibacter ubiquis DNA:
- a CDS encoding cysteine desulfurase family protein — protein sequence MIYLDYNATAPLHKNVIKKIQNLKFEEFGNPSSVHKIGRNSKKIVEEVRRNILSALKAKNYDLIFTSGATESNNLAIKGFIKKNNIKTIFSLQTEHASVIDVVKNLDIEKKFFNINSNGNINLKEIEELLSKQTSSFLVSIMFANNESGIIHPINEIAKIVRKYKGIIHCDGVQGLGKIEIDLDSLDVDLFSISSHKIGGPTGVGALLINTRNNISPEITGGGQEKNLRSGTENFLGIVGFGEAINEVNNLAKICNSEIKNNRDLLEANLKKLSNEIKIFGEDTNRLANTCYFAYPSMTSENQVIALDQKGICVSSGAACSSGKVEPSHVLKAMQVDEKYIHSAIRVSLGWDSTKEQIETFFNIWKSDCFKNGALNVR from the coding sequence ATGATTTACTTAGATTATAACGCAACTGCACCGTTACATAAAAATGTAATAAAAAAAATTCAAAATTTAAAATTTGAAGAATTTGGCAATCCTTCTTCTGTTCATAAAATTGGTAGAAATTCAAAAAAAATTGTTGAAGAAGTCAGAAGAAACATTTTATCCGCTTTAAAAGCAAAAAATTATGATCTTATTTTTACAAGTGGAGCAACTGAGTCAAATAATTTAGCTATTAAAGGTTTTATAAAAAAAAATAATATTAAAACTATTTTTTCTCTACAAACAGAACATGCATCAGTGATTGATGTTGTAAAAAATTTAGATATTGAAAAAAAATTCTTTAATATCAATTCAAATGGCAATATTAATTTAAAAGAAATAGAGGAATTACTTTCAAAACAGACCAGTTCTTTTTTAGTTAGTATTATGTTTGCAAATAATGAGTCCGGAATTATTCACCCTATTAATGAAATTGCAAAAATAGTTAGAAAATATAAAGGAATTATTCACTGTGACGGTGTTCAAGGTCTTGGAAAAATTGAAATAGATTTAGATAGTTTAGATGTGGATTTATTTTCAATTTCATCTCATAAAATTGGCGGGCCTACAGGAGTTGGCGCTTTATTAATAAATACTAGAAATAATATTTCCCCAGAAATTACAGGGGGAGGGCAAGAGAAAAATTTAAGATCTGGTACGGAAAACTTTTTAGGAATTGTAGGCTTTGGTGAGGCAATCAATGAAGTTAATAATTTAGCTAAAATTTGCAATTCTGAAATAAAAAACAATAGAGATTTATTAGAAGCAAATTTAAAAAAACTTTCTAATGAAATTAAAATTTTTGGCGAAGATACAAATCGATTGGCAAATACTTGCTATTTTGCATATCCATCAATGACTTCTGAAAACCAAGTGATTGCCCTTGATCAAAAAGGAATTTGTGTCAGTTCTGGTGCGGCTTGTTCCTCTGGTAAAGTTGAACCGTCCCACGTTTTAAAGGCAATGCAAGTAGATGAAAAATATATTCACTCTGCAATTAGAGTAAGTTTGGGCTGGGATTCTACTAAAGAGCAAATTGAAACCTTCTTTAATATTTGGAAGTCAGATTGTTTTAAAAATGGAGCATTAAATGTCAGATAA
- a CDS encoding DMT family transporter codes for MNNLILFISTLICWSPTWYLIKFQFGVVDPLISIFYRFLIASAIVFIFLILFKKKLLFNLHQHFWFLLLGVTLFSLNYIFFYLANTYLISGIVTIAFSTILIMNILGERIYFNIKSSKQTLIAAGFGIIGILIIFEKELLNFKVEDKTHIGIILSFIATFWASTGNLIHQKNFKDKIPFIQSIAYGMFYGSVFTLIVAKFRGAELIFDYSFSYISSLLYLAIIGSVVAFYLYLKLLESIGSARAGYMGVVMPIIALIISTIFEGLQWTNNLIFGLPVLIFGCVLILNQKSKNI; via the coding sequence ATGAATAATCTTATACTTTTTATAAGTACATTAATTTGCTGGTCGCCAACTTGGTATTTAATTAAATTTCAATTTGGTGTTGTTGATCCTTTAATTTCAATTTTCTATCGTTTTCTTATAGCAAGTGCCATTGTCTTTATTTTTTTAATACTTTTTAAAAAAAAATTATTATTTAATCTTCATCAACATTTTTGGTTTTTACTTTTAGGGGTAACTTTATTTTCTCTCAATTACATATTTTTCTATCTAGCAAATACCTATTTAATTAGTGGAATTGTCACCATCGCTTTTTCAACAATTTTAATAATGAATATATTAGGCGAGAGAATTTATTTTAATATTAAAAGCTCAAAACAAACATTAATTGCAGCAGGATTTGGAATTATAGGAATTTTAATTATTTTTGAAAAAGAATTATTAAATTTTAAAGTTGAAGACAAAACCCATATTGGAATTATTTTATCATTTATAGCAACCTTTTGGGCATCCACCGGCAACCTAATTCATCAAAAAAATTTTAAGGATAAAATTCCATTTATTCAATCCATTGCCTATGGAATGTTTTATGGATCTGTATTTACTTTAATTGTTGCAAAATTTAGAGGAGCAGAACTTATTTTTGATTATTCATTTTCTTACATTTCATCTCTTTTATATTTAGCCATTATCGGCTCAGTGGTTGCTTTTTATTTATATTTAAAATTATTAGAAAGCATTGGTTCAGCTCGGGCAGGGTATATGGGTGTGGTTATGCCAATTATTGCACTAATTATTTCAACAATTTTTGAAGGTCTACAATGGACTAATAATTTAATTTTTGGACTACCGGTGCTCATCTTTGGATGCGTGCTTATTCTTAATCAAAAATCAAAAAATATTTAA
- the sufC gene encoding Fe-S cluster assembly ATPase SufC, which produces MLSIEKLNVSVGDKKILKDFNLKIGKGEVHAIMGPNGSGKSTLSYVLAGKSGYEVDGKILFKDENIIELEADERAQKGIFLAFQYPIEIPGVFMNNFLKTSLNAIKKAKGQKEVDVVEFLSLVKQHAKKLGIKDEQLGRALNVGFSGGEKKRNEVLQMSLLEPDLAILDETDSGLDIDALKIVADGVNALRSKNRSFLIITHYQRLLDYIKPDFVHVMVNGSIVKTGCSKLAQELDKIGYKEFQKAV; this is translated from the coding sequence ATGTTAAGTATTGAAAAATTAAATGTAAGTGTGGGTGATAAAAAAATCTTAAAGGATTTTAATCTTAAGATTGGTAAAGGCGAAGTGCATGCCATTATGGGACCCAATGGATCTGGGAAAAGTACACTTTCCTATGTATTAGCTGGCAAAAGTGGATATGAAGTTGATGGAAAAATTTTATTTAAAGATGAAAATATTATTGAACTTGAAGCAGATGAAAGAGCACAGAAGGGAATATTTTTAGCATTTCAGTACCCCATAGAAATTCCAGGAGTTTTTATGAATAATTTTTTAAAAACTTCCTTAAATGCAATTAAAAAAGCAAAAGGGCAGAAGGAAGTTGATGTTGTTGAATTTTTATCCCTTGTAAAACAGCACGCAAAAAAACTTGGAATTAAAGATGAGCAATTAGGTCGAGCTTTAAATGTTGGTTTTTCTGGTGGAGAAAAAAAACGTAATGAAGTTTTGCAAATGTCATTATTAGAACCAGATCTTGCAATTTTAGATGAAACTGATTCAGGATTAGATATTGATGCTCTAAAAATAGTTGCAGATGGAGTGAACGCTCTAAGATCTAAAAATAGATCTTTTTTAATTATTACCCATTACCAAAGATTATTAGATTATATCAAACCTGACTTTGTCCATGTGATGGTAAATGGTTCAATTGTAAAAACGGGTTGTTCAAAACTTGCGCAAGAACTTGATAAGATTGGCTATAAGGAATTTCAAAAGGCAGTTTAA
- a CDS encoding 5'-methylthioadenosine nucleosidase: MKRLFIAALKEETPGLNFFNYTGAGKINAAYHVTKLIIKYKPLEVINFGSAGSLRKDLNGLIECTKFYQRDMDARGLNFALGETPFDDIKEIILSNNGYSCGSGDSFVTSRIEMNVDVVDMEAYAIAKVCQKENVKFRCFKFISDEANENAKIDWIENCKKGATLFLEQAKKLSLV, encoded by the coding sequence ATGAAAAGATTATTTATTGCTGCATTGAAAGAAGAAACTCCAGGGCTAAATTTTTTTAATTATACTGGTGCAGGAAAAATTAATGCAGCCTATCATGTTACAAAATTAATTATTAAATATAAGCCACTCGAGGTTATTAATTTTGGTAGTGCTGGATCATTAAGAAAAGATTTGAATGGGCTAATAGAATGTACAAAGTTTTATCAAAGAGACATGGATGCTAGAGGCTTAAACTTTGCGTTAGGAGAAACTCCTTTTGATGACATTAAAGAAATTATTTTATCAAATAATGGCTATTCTTGTGGGTCCGGAGATAGCTTTGTCACATCAAGAATTGAGATGAATGTTGATGTTGTTGATATGGAAGCTTATGCAATTGCTAAAGTTTGTCAAAAAGAAAATGTAAAATTTAGATGTTTTAAATTTATTTCAGACGAAGCAAATGAGAACGCAAAAATAGATTGGATTGAAAATTGCAAAAAAGGCGCAACTCTATTTTTAGAACAAGCAAAAAAATTATCTTTAGTTTAA
- the sufU gene encoding Fe-S cluster assembly sulfur transfer protein SufU produces the protein MDLTELYQDLILDHGKKPRNFGKCNKFNHDAEGHNPLCGDNIHVYLILDKDKKVTDISFEGSGCAISVASSSIMTEIVKGRSKKQARELLNSFFKMIKEGQEIKKAGLTEDEHIKFSSLAGVGKFPMRVKCATLSWHTLKAALDNEKKPINSEIID, from the coding sequence ATGGATCTAACAGAACTTTATCAGGATCTCATCTTAGACCACGGTAAAAAGCCTAGAAATTTTGGCAAATGTAATAAATTTAATCATGATGCCGAAGGGCACAATCCTTTATGCGGGGATAATATCCATGTGTACTTAATTTTAGATAAAGACAAAAAAGTAACGGATATCTCATTTGAAGGATCAGGCTGCGCCATCTCCGTTGCATCCTCCTCAATTATGACTGAAATTGTTAAGGGTAGATCTAAAAAACAAGCTCGTGAATTATTAAATTCATTCTTTAAAATGATTAAAGAGGGACAAGAAATTAAAAAAGCAGGTTTAACCGAGGATGAACATATTAAATTTTCATCCCTTGCAGGAGTTGGTAAATTTCCAATGCGAGTAAAATGTGCAACTTTATCTTGGCATACTTTAAAAGCAGCACTGGATAATGAAAAAAAACCAATTAACTCAGAAATTATAGACTAA
- a CDS encoding NAD kinase, whose protein sequence is MAISYSKIHIIADATPTAQSAKKLITEKYKNHSINDSDVLVVLGGDGFMLSSLKKYQKYKLPFYGMNKGNRGFLLNKFDEKNLINKINKADIAELHPLEMYAKNNNGKIKTAIAINEVSVFRETRQAAKLEIKIDNKVRMREIVCDGTLVATPAGSTAYNLSARGPVLDLESNLLALTPISPFKPRGWRGATINSNAKVSIKNLDPKKRPVSVVADNVEFRHVLTVNVYLNKNKTFRLLYDKKYGLKERNLAEQFKF, encoded by the coding sequence ATGGCTATTTCCTATTCAAAAATACATATTATTGCTGATGCAACTCCAACGGCACAGTCTGCGAAAAAATTGATTACAGAAAAATATAAAAATCATTCAATTAATGATTCGGATGTCTTGGTAGTTTTGGGTGGTGATGGTTTTATGCTTAGCTCTTTAAAAAAATATCAGAAATATAAACTGCCATTTTACGGTATGAATAAAGGAAATCGCGGTTTTTTACTAAATAAATTTGATGAGAAAAATTTAATTAATAAAATTAATAAAGCTGACATTGCTGAACTTCATCCCCTTGAAATGTATGCAAAAAATAATAATGGCAAAATTAAAACGGCTATTGCAATTAATGAAGTGTCAGTTTTTAGAGAAACACGCCAGGCTGCAAAACTTGAAATTAAAATAGATAATAAAGTAAGAATGAGGGAAATTGTATGTGATGGCACCCTTGTTGCAACACCTGCGGGCAGCACTGCTTACAACTTATCAGCTCGAGGACCTGTGTTAGATTTAGAGTCAAATTTATTAGCTCTAACCCCTATTTCACCCTTTAAACCAAGGGGATGGCGTGGTGCTACAATAAATAGTAATGCAAAAGTTTCTATTAAAAATTTAGATCCAAAAAAAAGACCCGTTAGCGTTGTTGCTGACAACGTAGAGTTTCGTCATGTTTTAACTGTAAATGTTTATTTAAATAAAAATAAAACCTTTAGACTTTTGTACGATAAAAAATATGGTCTTAAAGAGAGAAATTTAGCTGAACAATTTAAATTTTAA
- a CDS encoding iron-sulfur cluster assembly protein, whose amino-acid sequence MDHSQKIEEIKDKLKTIFDPEIPVDIYELGLIYDVRLKDKNCEIDMTLTSPNCPEAQSIPNNVRKAVESLGHYDEVVVKIVWDPPWDKSKMSEVAKLALNV is encoded by the coding sequence ATGGATCATTCACAAAAAATTGAGGAAATAAAAGATAAATTAAAGACCATTTTTGACCCTGAGATACCCGTTGATATTTACGAGTTAGGTCTTATTTATGATGTAAGGCTTAAGGATAAGAATTGCGAAATTGATATGACGCTTACTTCACCAAATTGTCCAGAAGCACAAAGCATTCCTAACAATGTTAGAAAGGCTGTTGAAAGTTTAGGACATTACGATGAGGTGGTGGTGAAAATAGTTTGGGATCCGCCTTGGGATAAGAGTAAGATGTCGGAGGTTGCAAAACTGGCTTTAAACGTATGA
- a CDS encoding aminotransferase class V-fold PLP-dependent enzyme has protein sequence MNLKDIKSQFPIFKSNKNLIYFDTANSAQKPIQVINALDDFYKNHYANIGRAVYGLAARATANYDNTRETIKEFVNGSDGEIIFTKNSTESLNLVAHCFGKFLKEGDEIILTEAEHHSNYVPWHFLRKKKVNIKFIPINEEGEVQVDQLTSLITNKTKMISIIHVSNVTGLTTNVKKVISIARAKKIPVCIDGTQAVTHSHVDLKELDCDFYAFSAHKIYGPTGVGILFMKNKWVEQFEPFNGGGGMIQNVDTKNITYASGVSKFEAGSLASAEVIALKHAIKFVKDIKIKNIVSHEQSLATYALDKISKFNDIEFVGRPSDKGSVFSFNIKGVHAHDASTVFDEDDIAVRAGHHCCQILHKKLKIGSSLRVSFGVYNNKQDIDALCESIKKCKKIFKLK, from the coding sequence ATGAATTTAAAAGATATTAAGAGTCAATTTCCAATATTTAAATCAAATAAAAATTTAATTTATTTTGACACTGCTAATTCTGCACAAAAACCAATTCAAGTGATTAATGCATTAGATGATTTTTATAAAAATCATTATGCAAATATTGGCAGAGCCGTTTACGGTCTTGCAGCCCGTGCAACAGCTAATTATGACAATACAAGAGAGACTATTAAAGAATTTGTAAATGGCAGTGACGGAGAGATTATATTTACAAAAAACTCAACAGAATCTTTAAATTTAGTCGCCCATTGTTTTGGCAAATTTTTAAAAGAAGGTGATGAAATTATATTAACTGAGGCAGAGCATCATTCGAATTACGTGCCATGGCATTTTTTAAGAAAGAAAAAAGTTAATATAAAATTTATTCCAATTAATGAAGAAGGCGAAGTTCAGGTTGATCAATTAACCTCATTAATTACCAACAAGACGAAAATGATTAGTATTATCCATGTATCCAACGTTACGGGACTTACAACAAATGTTAAAAAAGTAATCAGTATTGCAAGAGCTAAAAAAATACCCGTTTGTATCGATGGCACGCAAGCAGTCACTCACAGTCATGTGGATCTTAAAGAATTAGATTGCGATTTTTATGCATTTTCAGCTCATAAAATTTATGGGCCAACAGGAGTTGGAATATTGTTCATGAAAAATAAATGGGTTGAGCAATTTGAGCCCTTCAATGGTGGTGGTGGAATGATTCAAAATGTTGATACTAAAAATATTACCTATGCATCAGGAGTTAGTAAATTTGAAGCTGGCTCATTGGCATCAGCTGAAGTGATTGCATTAAAGCATGCAATTAAATTTGTTAAAGATATTAAAATTAAAAATATTGTAAGCCATGAGCAAAGTTTAGCTACTTACGCTTTAGATAAAATTAGCAAATTTAATGATATTGAGTTTGTAGGAAGACCCTCAGATAAAGGAAGCGTTTTTTCCTTTAATATTAAGGGTGTTCATGCCCATGATGCATCAACAGTTTTTGATGAAGATGACATTGCAGTAAGGGCAGGTCATCACTGTTGTCAGATCCTTCATAAAAAATTGAAAATTGGATCATCCTTAAGGGTTTCCTTTGGAGTTTATAATAATAAACAAGATATTGATGCTTTATGTGAGAGCATTAAAAAATGTAAAAAAATATTTAAATTAAAGTAA
- the zapE gene encoding cell division protein ZapE — MYHLKIDQAFKKFSKKQGLIPNPAQLELVKNLENLIEDTKPSLLSSLGNIFANKKTKGFYLYGEVGSGKTMIINLFLDQFKNLRVYRAHFNKFMVDVHNRLHKKKNESSVIPNIVKNLKAEYDIIFLDEFQVTNIADAMILGKLLEQFYSKNIFIITTSNVRPDNLYLGGLQRGQFLTYIEMIKQNSTIYSLDTGADYRQLFLNKKNKFFPLTNPQAKKMFNDVLLGTLNGKKFSTTTLTVKGRKVVIKNFVSNIAKFDFKDLFFESYSAEDYIEMSKIIKIFFIENIPNFNEDLINEQYRFVNFIDVIYDNKLKLVATAATEINNLTSSSKVQKIFSRTLSRLKELTAVR; from the coding sequence ATGTACCATTTAAAAATAGACCAAGCATTTAAAAAATTTTCAAAAAAACAAGGCCTTATTCCAAACCCCGCTCAACTAGAGTTAGTTAAAAATTTAGAAAACTTAATTGAGGATACAAAACCCTCTCTGCTTAGTTCGTTAGGAAATATTTTTGCAAATAAAAAAACAAAGGGATTTTATTTATATGGTGAGGTGGGTTCTGGCAAAACTATGATTATAAATTTATTTCTTGATCAATTTAAAAATCTTCGCGTTTACAGAGCTCATTTTAACAAATTTATGGTGGATGTTCATAACCGTCTTCATAAAAAAAAGAATGAAAGTAGCGTTATTCCAAATATTGTAAAAAATTTAAAGGCTGAATATGACATTATTTTTCTAGATGAGTTTCAAGTTACTAATATTGCAGATGCAATGATTTTAGGAAAATTACTTGAACAATTTTATAGTAAAAATATTTTTATTATAACAACCTCCAATGTTCGCCCTGATAATCTGTATTTAGGTGGACTTCAGCGTGGTCAGTTCTTGACCTATATTGAGATGATCAAACAGAATAGCACTATCTATTCTTTAGATACTGGTGCTGATTATCGTCAATTATTTTTAAATAAAAAAAATAAATTTTTTCCACTTACAAATCCGCAAGCTAAAAAAATGTTCAATGATGTCTTACTTGGAACTTTAAATGGTAAAAAATTTTCAACTACCACTTTAACGGTTAAAGGAAGGAAAGTGGTTATTAAAAATTTTGTCTCCAATATTGCAAAATTTGATTTTAAAGATTTATTTTTTGAAAGTTATTCTGCTGAGGATTATATTGAGATGAGCAAAATTATAAAAATATTTTTTATTGAAAACATTCCAAATTTTAATGAAGATTTAATTAATGAACAGTACCGTTTTGTTAATTTTATTGATGTAATCTATGATAATAAATTAAAACTTGTTGCAACGGCTGCCACAGAAATTAATAATCTTACAAGTAGTTCTAAGGTTCAAAAAATCTTTTCAAGAACCCTTAGTCGATTGAAAGAATTAACTGCAGTTCGATAG
- a CDS encoding HesB/IscA family protein yields MTKQLITISDNAAKRIKEILSNAETGVKGVRVSVKSGGCAGMEYEMTYLKETIPNDEVVKDNGVEVFIDPKAIMYLLGTKMDYKEDKFSSSFVFNNPNETERCGCGESFKI; encoded by the coding sequence ATGACAAAACAATTAATTACAATTTCAGATAATGCTGCAAAGCGTATCAAAGAAATATTAAGTAATGCTGAAACTGGCGTCAAAGGTGTTCGTGTTTCTGTAAAATCAGGCGGATGTGCGGGCATGGAATATGAGATGACTTATCTGAAAGAAACCATTCCAAATGATGAAGTGGTAAAAGATAATGGAGTTGAAGTATTTATTGATCCAAAAGCTATTATGTATTTGCTTGGAACAAAAATGGATTACAAAGAAGATAAATTTTCTTCATCCTTTGTATTTAATAATCCAAATGAAACTGAACGTTGTGGCTGCGGAGAATCCTTTAAAATTTAA
- a CDS encoding SufB/SufD family protein — protein sequence MNTISEIKEVNELRTLSLNLFNKHGFPTKKDEDWKQSTLNYFLESNKNLEIYKPNKEVINEKVVEKFKHNKIFIVNGLVQKTEFEGKDKDKLIITSIDEYYNKNNKHLSKLFSNKKNPLIAANNGLATIGYYLEVKDNLDLPIIIYYQFNSKADQKQIHQKNYILLNKNSKAVIFEKFLNDNKKTFITINTNIDVEKNSHFKNYILNSNNTENCIYRFKKVNIATSANYESFIFSNITKTIRDEVEINLNESLSECYLYYTQFLKNNEEHEIKVKINHLAENTKSYQFSKSIMDGTAKGVYQGKIFVDQIAQKTNGYQLIKSVLLSDQCTFHSKPELEIYADDVKCSHGSSSTSLNKDELFYLMARGIPENQAKRLIVQGFLSEVVEKISDENFKNYFLKKTEDMLA from the coding sequence ATGAACACTATTTCTGAAATTAAAGAAGTAAATGAATTAAGAACATTAAGTTTAAACCTTTTCAATAAACATGGCTTTCCAACTAAAAAAGATGAAGATTGGAAACAATCTACATTAAATTACTTTTTAGAAAGTAATAAAAACCTTGAGATTTATAAGCCAAATAAAGAGGTTATTAATGAAAAGGTTGTTGAAAAATTTAAACACAATAAAATTTTTATCGTTAATGGATTGGTTCAAAAAACGGAATTTGAGGGAAAAGATAAGGACAAGTTAATTATCACTTCAATTGATGAATATTATAATAAAAATAATAAACATTTATCAAAATTATTTAGTAATAAAAAAAATCCACTGATTGCTGCAAATAATGGCTTAGCAACAATCGGTTATTATTTAGAAGTAAAAGATAATTTAGATTTGCCAATAATTATTTATTATCAGTTTAATTCTAAAGCTGATCAAAAACAAATACATCAAAAAAATTATATTTTACTAAATAAAAACTCTAAAGCTGTAATCTTTGAAAAATTTTTAAATGATAATAAAAAAACATTCATTACGATTAATACCAATATTGATGTTGAGAAAAACTCCCATTTTAAAAATTATATTTTAAATTCAAATAATACAGAAAACTGTATTTATAGGTTTAAGAAAGTAAATATTGCAACAAGTGCAAATTATGAAAGCTTTATATTTTCAAATATTACAAAAACAATCAGAGATGAAGTAGAGATTAATCTCAATGAATCTTTGTCTGAATGTTATTTATATTACACGCAGTTTCTAAAAAATAACGAAGAGCACGAGATTAAAGTTAAAATTAATCATTTAGCTGAAAATACAAAGAGTTATCAGTTTTCAAAAAGTATTATGGATGGAACGGCTAAGGGAGTTTACCAAGGAAAAATATTTGTTGATCAAATCGCACAAAAAACCAATGGTTATCAATTAATTAAAAGTGTTCTTTTATCCGATCAGTGCACCTTTCATTCAAAGCCCGAACTTGAAATCTACGCCGATGACGTAAAATGTAGCCATGGTTCATCATCCACCTCACTTAATAAGGATGAATTATTTTATTTAATGGCAAGGGGCATTCCAGAAAATCAGGCAAAACGATTAATCGTTCAAGGTTTTTTATCGGAAGTGGTTGAGAAAATTTCAGATGAAAATTTTAAGAATTATTTTTTAAAGAAAACCGAGGATATGTTGGCATGA
- the sufB gene encoding Fe-S cluster assembly protein SufB — protein MSDNFIQEQIKQDYAYGFVTDVESVRAPKGLNKEVIQFISKQKNEPEWLLAWRLKAFDRLQLMTEPNWQKPQYPKIDYQALYYYSAPKSFKEGPKSLDEIDPEIKKTYEKLGIPLNEQKRLAGVAVDAVFDSVSVATTFKKKLEDIGIIFCSISEAVQKHPDLVKKYLGSVIPLTDHYFATLNSAVFTDGSFVYIPEGVRCPMELSTYFRINASNTGQFERTLIIADKGSYVSYLEGCTAPMRDENQLHAANVELVALDDAEIKYSTVQNWYPGDKEGKGGIYNFVTKRGICKGKNSKISWTQVETGSAITWKYPSCILQGDNSSGEFYSIAITNNYQKADTGTKMIHLGKNTKSRIISKGISAGHADNTYRGLVSIHPKASNAKNYTQCDSLLVGNLCGAHTVPYIDNKNSTSTTEHEATTSKISEEQLFYCKQRGLNQEEAVSLIVNGFCKEVLQQLPMEFAVEAQKLVSISLEGSVG, from the coding sequence ATGTCAGATAATTTTATTCAAGAGCAAATTAAACAGGATTATGCCTACGGTTTTGTAACCGATGTGGAGTCCGTTAGAGCTCCAAAAGGACTGAATAAAGAGGTTATTCAGTTTATTTCAAAACAAAAAAATGAACCTGAATGGTTGTTGGCTTGGAGATTAAAAGCCTTTGATCGATTACAATTAATGACGGAGCCAAACTGGCAAAAACCTCAATATCCTAAAATTGACTACCAGGCTTTATATTATTACTCAGCGCCAAAGAGTTTTAAAGAAGGACCTAAGTCATTAGATGAAATTGATCCTGAGATTAAAAAAACTTATGAAAAATTAGGAATTCCTCTTAATGAACAAAAAAGATTAGCAGGAGTTGCGGTGGATGCCGTATTTGACTCTGTATCCGTTGCTACAACATTTAAAAAAAAATTAGAAGATATTGGAATAATTTTTTGTTCAATTTCTGAAGCTGTACAAAAACATCCAGATTTAGTTAAAAAATATTTAGGTTCAGTTATTCCTTTAACGGACCATTATTTTGCGACATTAAATTCTGCAGTCTTTACCGATGGTTCTTTTGTTTACATTCCAGAGGGAGTGAGATGTCCCATGGAGCTTTCAACATATTTTAGAATTAATGCATCAAACACAGGCCAATTTGAAAGAACTTTAATTATTGCAGATAAGGGAAGTTATGTAAGTTATTTAGAAGGATGTACTGCTCCAATGCGTGATGAAAATCAACTTCATGCCGCAAATGTAGAGTTAGTTGCATTAGATGATGCTGAAATTAAATATTCAACTGTTCAAAATTGGTATCCAGGCGATAAAGAGGGAAAAGGTGGAATTTATAACTTTGTAACAAAACGAGGAATTTGTAAGGGTAAAAATTCTAAAATTTCTTGGACACAAGTTGAAACAGGATCTGCAATTACTTGGAAGTACCCAAGCTGTATTTTACAAGGCGATAATTCATCGGGTGAATTTTACTCAATTGCTATTACTAATAATTATCAAAAAGCAGATACCGGAACTAAAATGATCCACCTTGGTAAAAATACTAAGAGTAGAATTATTTCTAAGGGTATTTCCGCAGGTCACGCTGATAATACTTATAGAGGCCTTGTCAGCATTCATCCAAAGGCAAGTAATGCCAAAAATTATACACAGTGCGATTCATTATTAGTTGGAAATTTATGTGGTGCACATACGGTTCCATATATTGATAATAAAAACTCGACTTCAACCACAGAGCATGAAGCAACAACCTCTAAAATAAGTGAAGAGCAGTTATTTTATTGTAAACAAAGAGGCTTAAATCAAGAAGAGGCAGTAAGTTTAATTGTAAATGGATTTTGTAAAGAGGTTTTGCAACAACTACCCATGGAGTTTGCAGTAGAGGCGCAAAAGTTAGTGAGCATTAGTTTAGAAGGAAGTGTTGGTTAA